Proteins co-encoded in one Longimicrobium sp. genomic window:
- a CDS encoding murein L,D-transpeptidase catalytic domain family protein: MLRSRLLTIATAATCAGLGGALLSENGHTTFAEAAAARPAPAAATAPAPTVVTAARAVLAAGGVERPDANSPVQVALNALSPKVKKLSSPEALEMAFKAYYAYKSENPGKVRKPYLYFVDYGLSATTPRGYVFDMKTLKVVDGPFMVAHGRGSAPAGVGVPTRFGNKMGAATTSLGLYLAQETYAFVGHTGGKAYRSVGLRLAGVSGKFNGAARARGVVAHGAPYVTASRAGRSEGCPAVEPARARALLPKLSNGGMVFLFSPRDRTWLEQDPWAGDAANG, from the coding sequence ATGCTGCGTTCACGCCTGCTGACCATCGCCACGGCCGCCACCTGCGCGGGCCTGGGCGGCGCCCTGCTGAGCGAGAACGGCCACACCACCTTCGCGGAGGCTGCGGCCGCCCGCCCGGCCCCGGCCGCCGCCACGGCGCCGGCGCCCACGGTGGTGACCGCCGCGCGCGCCGTGCTGGCCGCGGGCGGCGTCGAGCGTCCGGACGCGAATTCGCCGGTGCAGGTGGCGCTTAACGCGCTGTCGCCCAAGGTGAAGAAGCTGAGCAGCCCGGAAGCGCTGGAGATGGCCTTCAAGGCGTACTACGCGTACAAGTCCGAGAACCCGGGCAAGGTGCGCAAGCCGTACCTGTACTTCGTGGACTACGGCCTGAGCGCCACCACGCCGCGCGGCTACGTGTTCGACATGAAGACGCTGAAGGTGGTGGACGGGCCCTTCATGGTGGCGCACGGGCGCGGCTCGGCGCCGGCGGGCGTGGGCGTGCCGACCCGCTTCGGCAACAAGATGGGCGCGGCCACCACCTCGCTGGGGCTGTACCTGGCGCAGGAGACCTACGCGTTCGTGGGCCACACGGGCGGCAAGGCCTATCGCAGCGTGGGGCTGCGGCTGGCGGGGGTGTCGGGGAAGTTCAACGGGGCCGCACGGGCGCGCGGCGTGGTGGCGCACGGCGCGCCGTACGTGACGGCCAGCCGCGCCGGCCGCAGCGAGGGGTGCCCGGCGGTGGAGCCGGCCCGCGCGCGGGCGCTGCTTCCCAAGCTGAGCAACGGCGGGATGGTGTTCCTGTTCTCCCCCCGCGACCGCACGTGGCTGGAGCAGGACCCCTGGGCCGGCGACGCCGCCAACGGCTGA
- a CDS encoding alpha/beta hydrolase, with translation MPDDIIARNNVRVSGRGTQPMLFAHGFGCDQNMWRFVAPAFEDDYRVVLFDYVGSGKSGLSAYDPARYATLDGYAQDILDVVHALDLRDVILVGHSVSAMVAVLAANREPERFERLVLIGPSPRYVNDPPYVGGFERGDIEGLLEMMEHNYIGWANFLAPAIIRNPDRPELGAELTESFCSTDPVVARRFAEATFLSDNRDDLRRLTVPSLILQCSDDMVAPLEVGDYVHRHTPGSTLRVMKATGHCPHMSHPAETIEAMRAYLLQPAAAA, from the coding sequence ATGCCAGACGACATCATCGCCCGCAACAACGTGCGCGTCTCAGGGCGCGGCACGCAGCCCATGCTGTTCGCCCACGGCTTTGGATGCGACCAGAACATGTGGCGCTTCGTGGCGCCCGCGTTCGAGGACGACTATCGCGTGGTGCTGTTCGACTACGTCGGCTCGGGGAAGAGCGGCCTCTCGGCGTACGATCCGGCGAGGTATGCGACGCTGGACGGGTACGCGCAGGACATCCTGGACGTGGTGCACGCGCTCGACCTCCGCGACGTGATCCTCGTCGGCCACTCGGTGAGCGCGATGGTGGCGGTGCTGGCGGCCAATCGCGAGCCGGAGCGCTTCGAGCGGCTGGTCCTGATCGGCCCCAGCCCGCGCTACGTGAACGACCCGCCGTACGTGGGCGGTTTCGAGCGCGGCGACATCGAGGGGCTGCTGGAGATGATGGAGCACAACTACATCGGCTGGGCCAATTTCCTCGCGCCGGCGATCATCAGGAACCCCGACCGGCCGGAGCTGGGCGCCGAGCTGACGGAAAGCTTCTGCTCCACCGACCCCGTCGTCGCGCGCCGCTTCGCCGAGGCCACCTTCCTCTCCGACAACCGCGACGACCTGCGGCGGCTGACGGTGCCCTCGCTCATCCTCCAGTGCTCCGACGACATGGTGGCGCCGCTCGAGGTGGGCGACTACGTGCACCGCCACACGCCGGGAAGCACGCTGCGGGTGATGAAGGCGACGGGTCACTGTCCGCACATGAGCCATCCCGCGGAGACGATCGAGGCGATGCGCGCGTACCTCCTCCAGCCCGCGGCCGCCGCGTGA
- a CDS encoding PAS domain-containing sensor histidine kinase: MSDAAGVGARALDPLLDHAPAGFLSVADDGLITAANATLAEMLGYAPGELEGRRVDAILTTGARLFYQTHFFPLVRMHGHAEEVFLILRGADGGEVAVLANAVRRERAGAWANDCVLVQVRERRRFEDELLRARREAERARAQAEDHAEELRVANEQLEAQALEMELQQEQLRDQAAELEMQGDHLQTLNHELTERTVELERQRAAAEEANRAKSAFLAVMSHELRTPLNAIAGYVQLMEMGIHGPVTDAQRLALDRIGRSQKHLLRLINDVLNLARIEAGRVEYVLEAVDLAALMVDVTPMVEPQMQSKGLALDVAVAGEMVARADREKVQQIVINLLSNALKFTPAGGRVRVDAARAGEGDAARVLLRVADTGIGIPPDKQASVFDPFVQVDMSRTRGSEGSGLGLAISRDLARGMGGDLTVESAVGRGSTFTLTVPAATEPPPDAVSD; this comes from the coding sequence GTGAGCGACGCGGCGGGGGTCGGCGCGCGGGCGCTGGATCCGCTGCTGGACCACGCGCCCGCCGGGTTCCTTTCCGTGGCCGACGACGGCCTCATCACCGCCGCCAACGCCACGCTGGCGGAGATGCTCGGCTACGCGCCCGGCGAGCTGGAGGGGCGCCGCGTCGACGCCATCCTCACCACCGGGGCGCGCCTCTTCTACCAGACCCACTTCTTTCCCCTGGTGCGCATGCACGGCCACGCCGAGGAGGTGTTCCTGATCCTCCGCGGCGCGGACGGCGGCGAGGTGGCGGTCCTCGCCAACGCGGTGCGCCGCGAGCGCGCGGGCGCGTGGGCCAACGACTGCGTGCTGGTGCAGGTCCGCGAGCGGCGCCGGTTCGAGGACGAGCTGCTGCGCGCGCGCCGCGAGGCCGAGCGGGCGCGCGCGCAGGCGGAGGACCACGCCGAGGAGCTGCGCGTGGCCAACGAGCAGCTCGAGGCGCAGGCGCTGGAGATGGAGCTGCAGCAGGAGCAGCTGCGCGACCAGGCGGCCGAGCTGGAGATGCAGGGCGACCACCTGCAGACGCTCAACCACGAGCTGACCGAGCGCACGGTGGAGCTGGAGCGCCAGCGCGCCGCCGCCGAGGAGGCCAACCGCGCCAAGAGCGCCTTCCTGGCGGTGATGAGCCACGAGCTGCGCACCCCGCTGAACGCCATCGCCGGCTACGTGCAGCTGATGGAGATGGGGATCCACGGCCCGGTGACCGACGCCCAGCGGCTGGCGCTGGACCGTATCGGCCGCAGCCAGAAGCACCTGCTGCGGCTGATCAACGACGTGCTGAACCTGGCCCGCATCGAGGCCGGGCGCGTGGAGTACGTGCTGGAGGCGGTGGACCTGGCGGCGCTGATGGTGGACGTGACGCCCATGGTGGAGCCGCAGATGCAGTCCAAGGGGCTGGCGCTCGACGTGGCCGTGGCGGGGGAGATGGTGGCGCGGGCGGACCGCGAGAAGGTGCAGCAGATCGTGATCAACCTGCTCAGCAACGCGCTCAAGTTCACCCCCGCCGGCGGCCGCGTGCGCGTCGACGCCGCCCGCGCGGGCGAGGGGGACGCCGCCCGGGTGCTGCTGCGCGTGGCCGACACCGGCATCGGCATCCCGCCCGACAAGCAGGCGTCGGTGTTCGACCCCTTCGTGCAGGTGGACATGAGCCGCACCCGCGGCAGCGAGGGGAGCGGCCTGGGTCTCGCAATCAGCCGCGACCTTGCGCGCGGCATGGGCGGCGACCTGACCGTCGAGAGCGCCGTCGGCCGGGGAAGCACCTTCACCCTCACCGTGCCCGCGGCGACGGAGCCGCCTCCTGATGCAGTCTCGGACTGA
- a CDS encoding LLM class flavin-dependent oxidoreductase has product MALPLSVLDLAPVPSGSTPADAFRNMEALARLADRLGFVRYWLAEHHGMPNIASSAPEILIERVASRTERIRVGSGGIMLPNHAPLRIAEAFHTLETLHPGRIDLGIGRAPGTDPVTSSALRPFDAEQFPQQLAELVALSRGEFPPGHPFHRVRVVPEGVALPPIWLLGSSGASARMAGQLGTGYAFASHFSPAPAAPPVQAYRDAFQPSDAFPRPHAIVAASVIAAETEAEAERLATSMQLAWVRLQRGVFGPLPSPEEAAAYEYTPQDRAVAAGYRRLQVIGTPAQVRAQLEALVAETQADELMIITAVHSHEARLRSYQLLAGEMAEAA; this is encoded by the coding sequence ATGGCGCTTCCGCTGTCCGTTCTGGATCTCGCTCCCGTGCCCTCCGGCAGCACGCCGGCCGACGCGTTCCGCAACATGGAGGCGCTGGCGCGGCTGGCCGACCGGCTCGGCTTCGTGCGCTACTGGCTGGCCGAGCACCACGGGATGCCGAACATCGCCAGCTCGGCGCCGGAGATCCTGATCGAGCGCGTGGCGTCGCGCACGGAGCGCATCCGCGTGGGCTCGGGCGGCATCATGCTGCCCAACCACGCGCCGCTGCGCATCGCCGAGGCGTTCCACACGCTCGAGACGCTGCACCCGGGGCGCATCGACCTGGGCATCGGCCGTGCGCCGGGGACGGACCCGGTCACCAGCAGCGCGCTGCGCCCGTTCGACGCCGAGCAGTTCCCGCAGCAGCTGGCCGAGCTCGTGGCCCTGTCGCGCGGCGAGTTCCCGCCCGGGCACCCGTTCCACCGCGTGCGCGTGGTGCCCGAGGGCGTCGCCCTGCCGCCGATCTGGCTGCTGGGCTCGAGCGGCGCCAGCGCGCGCATGGCGGGGCAGCTGGGGACGGGATACGCCTTCGCCAGCCACTTCAGCCCCGCGCCCGCCGCGCCGCCGGTCCAGGCCTATCGCGACGCCTTCCAGCCGTCGGACGCGTTCCCCCGGCCGCACGCCATCGTCGCCGCCTCCGTCATCGCCGCGGAGACGGAGGCGGAAGCGGAGCGCCTGGCTACGTCGATGCAGCTGGCGTGGGTGCGGCTGCAGCGCGGCGTCTTCGGCCCGCTCCCCAGCCCCGAGGAGGCGGCGGCGTACGAGTACACGCCGCAGGACCGCGCCGTGGCCGCCGGGTACCGCCGCCTGCAGGTGATCGGCACGCCCGCGCAGGTCCGCGCGCAGCTCGAAGCGCTCGTGGCGGAGACGCAGGCCGACGAGCTGATGATCATCACCGCCGTCCACTCGCACGAGGCCCGGCTGCGCTCGTACCAGCTGCTCGCAGGGGAGATGGCCGAAGCTGCGTGA